From Flavobacterium alkalisoli, the proteins below share one genomic window:
- a CDS encoding DUF2586 family protein, with translation MANLDGVGISNGQVGANTLNASDGISAIIIACAATDTTVHGEVKTLFNSVDVASAGFTAAFDATNNVNATRHLKEFYRMAGEGQKLYVMLVPAATTIAEILEDADKAKQLLIAAKGEVRQLAIAVNPVGEIVPLNGLPDDVYNSIPKAQALADWAYNNHFPLNIVLEGYSYTGAAAAAADLRAIENVAAPKVSIVIGQDYDHADTKTDNARKFADVGTALGTVSKARVEQNIGDNEDFNLTSATLGTWLTPGLSSHQKIEEVFSDLQTLENKGYIFGFVYSGMEGVRWNNDHVCVEIIEDAEGNINQHTIAYGRTHDKSIRLLRTALLPKVKKSYPVDPATGKLPVGVLKYFKGLGDEVYAGMVRRKEISAGEMFVDPNSDLVTEKVLKTSYVIVPYGTIGEITGTSNLRTNIA, from the coding sequence ATGGCAAATTTAGACGGAGTAGGAATATCCAACGGTCAGGTTGGAGCAAATACGCTTAATGCAAGCGACGGTATTTCGGCCATTATTATTGCCTGTGCTGCAACTGATACAACTGTTCACGGGGAGGTTAAAACGCTGTTCAATTCGGTAGATGTAGCGTCTGCCGGATTTACAGCAGCCTTTGATGCAACTAATAACGTAAACGCAACACGCCACCTGAAGGAGTTTTACAGAATGGCAGGAGAAGGCCAAAAGCTTTATGTTATGCTTGTGCCTGCGGCCACTACCATTGCAGAAATACTGGAGGATGCCGATAAAGCAAAACAGTTGCTTATCGCTGCCAAAGGAGAGGTAAGACAGTTGGCAATAGCTGTAAACCCTGTAGGCGAAATAGTTCCCCTTAACGGTCTTCCGGATGACGTGTACAACTCAATCCCTAAAGCTCAGGCTTTAGCAGACTGGGCGTATAACAACCACTTCCCTTTAAATATTGTTCTTGAGGGCTACAGCTACACAGGCGCAGCCGCAGCCGCAGCCGATTTAAGAGCAATTGAGAATGTGGCAGCTCCTAAGGTTAGTATTGTAATCGGTCAGGACTATGACCATGCAGACACTAAAACCGACAATGCACGAAAATTTGCAGATGTGGGTACTGCACTGGGTACAGTCTCTAAGGCAAGGGTTGAGCAAAACATCGGAGACAACGAGGATTTTAATCTTACCTCTGCCACTCTTGGAACATGGCTTACTCCTGGGCTTTCATCTCATCAGAAAATTGAGGAGGTGTTTAGTGACCTTCAGACACTTGAAAACAAGGGTTATATATTCGGTTTTGTTTACTCAGGTATGGAGGGTGTAAGGTGGAATAATGACCACGTATGTGTGGAGATTATTGAGGATGCAGAAGGCAATATCAATCAGCACACTATCGCTTATGGCCGTACTCACGATAAGAGTATAAGGCTTTTAAGGACGGCATTACTGCCAAAGGTTAAAAAGTCTTATCCGGTTGACCCGGCAACGGGTAAACTGCCTGTTGGGGTGCTAAAGTACTTTAAAGGGCTTGGTGATGAAGTGTATGCCGGAATGGTACGCAGGAAAGAAATTTCTGCCGGGGAAATGTTTGTAGACCCAAACAGTGACCTTGTGACAGAAAAGGTATTAAAAACCTCTTACGTAATAGTTCCTTACGGCACTATCGGGGAGATAACAGGAACGTCTAACCTCAGAACAAATATAGCATAA
- a CDS encoding DUF6046 domain-containing protein, with translation MTQELIISLSGRYAAAFGFLATTKLPSQARVTNDYSLVTYPESEGSFEDIEFLYESDSVKFGDMLNAKDFDGLLAPPPLISFTQQKDLIETQVNGTDNLVIERWGTRPFDIRMRGLLIDVKNRTYPEDLIKRLYRLFKYNNVVDVVGTQFFDKDIKTIYFTDIEFNPVQGFEDTMQYMLIARSIEPVTFTLINPNA, from the coding sequence ATGACACAGGAACTGATTATTTCATTAAGCGGCAGGTATGCTGCCGCTTTTGGGTTCTTAGCAACAACTAAGCTCCCCTCTCAGGCAAGGGTTACTAACGACTATAGTCTTGTAACCTATCCGGAAAGCGAAGGAAGCTTTGAAGATATAGAGTTCCTGTATGAGTCAGACAGTGTAAAGTTTGGCGATATGCTAAACGCTAAAGATTTTGACGGGTTACTTGCTCCACCGCCATTAATAAGTTTCACACAGCAAAAGGACTTGATAGAAACGCAAGTCAACGGTACAGATAACTTAGTTATAGAGCGGTGGGGTACCAGACCCTTCGATATCCGGATGCGGGGCTTACTGATAGACGTTAAAAACAGGACATATCCTGAAGACCTGATAAAAAGGCTTTACCGCCTGTTTAAGTACAACAATGTTGTAGATGTAGTAGGTACACAGTTCTTTGATAAAGATATTAAAACGATATACTTCACAGATATAGAGTTCAACCCGGTTCAGGGTTTTGAAGATACAATGCAGTACATGCTTATAGCCCGCAGTATTGAGCCAGTGACGTTTACCCTTATAAATCCCAACGCATAA
- a CDS encoding M15 family metallopeptidase — MRKKQSIFLKNVALLILWAYENGYELTAGELLRTEEQQQIYLKKGLTKTTHSRHQDKLAIDLNLFVNGVYQSQREPYKPLAEKWKSLHPDNVAGYDWGWDANHFEMKP; from the coding sequence ATGAGAAAAAAGCAAAGTATATTCTTAAAAAATGTCGCCCTCTTGATTCTTTGGGCTTATGAGAACGGTTACGAGCTTACAGCAGGCGAACTGTTAAGAACTGAGGAACAACAACAAATATACCTGAAAAAAGGGCTGACTAAAACAACACACAGCAGACATCAGGACAAACTTGCAATAGACCTTAACCTGTTTGTTAATGGTGTTTATCAATCCCAAAGAGAGCCTTACAAGCCTCTTGCAGAAAAATGGAAATCACTGCACCCGGATAACGTTGCCGGGTATGACTGGGGTTGGGATGCTAACCATTTTGAAATGAAGCCATGA
- a CDS encoding phage holin family protein, with amino-acid sequence MKLIEHLNYLLKGFGYANTNDLCTTVFKLFYMKNLKVTLPLIVSLGTIREFIEGSLGLDIMVVGAFVWLCAAEFQTGIKVALKKKGERIQSRKLGRMFLKIGVYIQILALLYTFASKMESKVIVGFEINPFGWLYYIVFVGIVFQMVISYLENLSALGYAEAKGLHGVVLRKFNKWFEFDGTKNGDNIQ; translated from the coding sequence ATGAAGCTTATAGAGCATTTAAATTACCTGCTTAAAGGTTTTGGTTATGCCAATACAAACGACCTGTGTACAACGGTGTTTAAGCTGTTTTACATGAAGAACCTAAAAGTAACACTCCCTTTAATAGTGTCGCTTGGCACAATAAGAGAGTTTATAGAGGGTTCTTTGGGGCTTGATATCATGGTTGTGGGAGCTTTTGTTTGGCTGTGCGCTGCTGAGTTTCAAACAGGCATAAAGGTCGCTTTAAAGAAGAAGGGTGAGCGCATCCAGAGCCGCAAGCTGGGTAGGATGTTTTTAAAGATTGGCGTGTATATACAGATACTTGCACTGCTGTACACCTTTGCCTCAAAGATGGAGTCAAAAGTAATAGTAGGATTTGAGATTAACCCATTCGGATGGCTATACTACATTGTGTTTGTAGGCATCGTGTTTCAGATGGTTATATCTTATTTGGAAAATTTATCAGCGTTGGGCTATGCTGAAGCAAAAGGCCTGCACGGAGTAGTACTAAGGAAGTTTAACAAATGGTTTGAGTTTGATGGCACAAAAAACGGTGACAATATCCAATAA